In Streptomyces seoulensis, the following are encoded in one genomic region:
- a CDS encoding PfkB family carbohydrate kinase — MTDVLVLGGAGVDTIVRVPELPLPFADSYPVDTGVHTRAGQTGDFVALGLAALGLDVHHLDLIGDDPEGDLVRALHRERGIALTALPQPAGTKRAVNLVGPDGRRLSLYDTSRARPGDRFPDDVLRPLAKAARHVHVTITQPCAEALPLLRETGVPLSTDLHDWDGENPYHEPYALAADVVFLSATALTDPERTMRRTAERGRARIVVATAGAEGAYLLADGELTHVPPMTPPAPVVDSNGAGDAFAAAFLYGRLAGETPERCARYGAAAGAYACTVPATRTDAIGRDGLLGEGAVTA; from the coding sequence ATGACCGACGTGCTGGTGCTGGGCGGAGCCGGGGTGGACACCATCGTCCGGGTGCCCGAGCTGCCATTGCCCTTTGCCGACAGTTATCCCGTCGACACCGGTGTGCACACCCGCGCCGGGCAGACCGGTGACTTCGTCGCGCTGGGCCTGGCCGCGCTGGGCCTCGACGTGCACCACCTCGACCTGATCGGCGACGACCCCGAGGGCGACCTCGTGCGGGCCCTGCACCGGGAGCGCGGCATCGCCCTGACCGCGCTGCCCCAGCCCGCCGGCACCAAGCGCGCCGTCAATCTGGTCGGCCCCGACGGCCGCCGCCTCTCCCTGTACGACACCAGCCGCGCCCGCCCCGGCGACCGCTTCCCCGACGATGTGCTGCGCCCCCTCGCCAAGGCCGCCCGGCACGTCCACGTGACCATCACCCAGCCCTGCGCCGAGGCCCTGCCCCTGCTCCGGGAGACGGGCGTGCCCCTTTCCACCGACCTGCACGACTGGGACGGCGAGAACCCGTACCACGAGCCGTACGCCCTCGCCGCCGACGTGGTCTTCCTCTCCGCCACCGCCCTCACCGACCCCGAGCGCACCATGCGCCGGACAGCGGAGCGCGGCCGGGCCCGGATCGTCGTCGCCACGGCGGGCGCCGAGGGCGCGTATCTGCTGGCCGACGGCGAGCTGACCCACGTCCCGCCCATGACCCCGCCCGCCCCGGTGGTCGACTCCAACGGCGCGGGCGACGCCTTCGCCGCCGCCTTCCTCTACGGCCGCCTCGCCGGGGAGACACCCGAGCGCTGCGCCCGCTACGGCGCGGCGGCGGGCGCGTACGCCTGCACCGTCCCGGCCACCCGCACGGACGCGATAGGCCGCGACGGCCTCCTCGGAGAGGGCGCCGTCACGGCCTAG
- a CDS encoding M1 family metallopeptidase has protein sequence MHRRILAPGALAAASLLLAIPASAASSAPGAPGIGDPYYPQYGNGGYDVSHYDLRLQYQPKTDELQGTATILAKATQDLSSFDLDFLLDVSEVRVGGVKAAFTRSGEHELVVTPKTPLAKGTQVTVVVRYSGVPSTKSAYGFNTWHRTPDGAVAADEPEAAWWWFPSNDHPSDKATYDVSVAVPDGTQAISNGTLASTSSKLGWTRYNWRQDKPQATYLATLALGRFDITTSTSEGGVPVVNAYSKDLGANDGAARASVERTGELVDWLSGYFGPYPFSSAGGYVPNTTTGYALETQTRVYYSPKQFAAGSNTSVVVHELAHQWYGDDVSLKGWKDIWINEGFARYAQWLWSEHEGEGTTRELADYVYASHPADDPFWTVKPGDPGPDAQFDLAVYDRGALAVQALREKIGDDAFFALLKGWPKEHAYGNASVADFQKYAEQVSGKPLAALFDTWLFQPSKPEARGSASSARSLTAKAAQPKSWKKIEATNDVHAH, from the coding sequence GTGCACCGCAGAATCCTCGCGCCGGGCGCCCTGGCCGCGGCCTCCCTCCTGCTGGCGATCCCGGCATCGGCCGCGTCGTCCGCCCCCGGCGCCCCGGGCATCGGCGACCCCTACTACCCGCAGTACGGCAATGGCGGCTACGACGTCTCGCACTACGACCTGAGGCTCCAGTACCAGCCGAAGACGGACGAGCTGCAGGGCACCGCGACCATCCTGGCCAAGGCCACGCAGGACCTGTCCAGCTTCGACCTGGACTTCCTGCTGGACGTCAGCGAGGTGCGGGTGGGCGGCGTCAAGGCCGCGTTCACCAGGTCCGGCGAGCACGAGCTGGTGGTCACGCCGAAGACCCCGCTGGCCAAGGGCACGCAGGTCACCGTGGTCGTCCGCTACAGCGGGGTGCCGTCCACGAAGAGCGCGTACGGCTTCAACACCTGGCACCGCACCCCGGACGGCGCCGTCGCGGCGGACGAACCCGAGGCGGCCTGGTGGTGGTTCCCGAGCAACGACCACCCCAGCGACAAGGCCACCTACGACGTGTCGGTGGCGGTGCCGGACGGCACCCAGGCGATCTCCAACGGCACGCTGGCGTCGACCAGTTCGAAGCTGGGCTGGACCCGTTACAACTGGCGCCAGGACAAGCCGCAGGCGACCTATCTGGCCACCCTCGCGCTCGGCCGGTTCGACATCACCACGTCCACCTCCGAGGGCGGGGTGCCGGTCGTCAACGCGTACAGCAAGGACCTCGGCGCGAACGACGGCGCGGCGCGGGCCAGCGTGGAACGCACCGGTGAGCTGGTGGACTGGCTGAGCGGCTATTTCGGGCCGTATCCGTTCTCCTCGGCGGGCGGGTACGTCCCGAACACCACCACCGGGTACGCGCTGGAGACCCAGACCCGCGTCTACTACAGCCCCAAGCAGTTCGCGGCCGGCTCCAACACCTCGGTGGTCGTGCACGAGCTGGCCCACCAGTGGTACGGCGACGACGTGTCGCTCAAGGGCTGGAAGGACATCTGGATCAACGAGGGCTTCGCCCGGTACGCGCAGTGGCTCTGGTCCGAGCACGAGGGCGAGGGCACCACGCGCGAGCTGGCGGACTACGTGTACGCCTCGCACCCGGCGGACGACCCGTTCTGGACCGTCAAGCCCGGTGACCCGGGCCCGGACGCGCAGTTCGACCTCGCGGTCTACGACCGGGGCGCGCTGGCCGTGCAGGCGCTGCGCGAGAAGATCGGCGACGACGCCTTCTTCGCCCTGCTGAAGGGCTGGCCGAAGGAGCACGCCTACGGCAACGCCTCGGTGGCCGACTTCCAGAAGTACGCCGAGCAGGTGTCCGGCAAGCCGCTGGCCGCGCTCTTCGACACCTGGCTGTTCCAGCCGTCCAAGCCGGAGGCGCGGGGCTCGGCCTCGTCGGCCCGGTCACTGACGGCGAAGGCCGCCCAGCCGAAGTCGTGGAAGAAGATCGAGGCGACGAACGACGTGCACGCGCACTGA
- a CDS encoding amino acid permease: MSKDAVDSAPAAATTQAAQTPADAGDAGYSKDLKARHINMIAIGGAIGTGLFLGAGGRLHNAGPALALAYLVCGVFAFFVVRALGELVLYRPSSGSFVSYAREFLGEKGAYVAGWMYFLNWSTTGIADITAIALYTHYWSMFTSIPQWVLALVALAVVLAVNLISVKIFGEMEFWFAIIKVATLVGFMLIGIFLLATQHDVGGHQPGVSLITDHGGIFPHGMMPVVLVMQGVIFAYAALELVGVAAGETAEPEKVVPRAVNSIMWRVGVFYVGSVVLLALLLPGSVYSADQSPFVTVLSKVGIPAAGDVMNLVVLTAAMSSLNSGLYSTGRILRSMATAGSAPKFTARMNRSQVPYGGILLTCAVCVLGVGLNYLVPSQAFEIVLNVASLGIISTWVIIMVCHMIFVRRAREGQVTRPHFQLKFSPVTEIVTIAFLLVCLGMMWNDPEVGRRTLYLIPLIAVLLVAGWFGVRRRVTANTDRELTDLTK, encoded by the coding sequence GTGAGCAAGGACGCCGTTGACTCGGCCCCGGCCGCTGCCACCACGCAAGCGGCCCAGACGCCCGCGGACGCGGGCGACGCCGGTTACAGCAAGGACCTCAAGGCCCGCCACATCAACATGATCGCCATCGGCGGCGCCATCGGCACCGGCCTGTTCCTAGGAGCGGGCGGCCGCCTGCACAACGCGGGCCCCGCGCTCGCCCTGGCCTATCTGGTCTGCGGAGTCTTCGCCTTCTTCGTGGTGCGGGCGCTGGGCGAGCTGGTCCTGTACCGCCCGTCCTCCGGGTCCTTCGTGTCGTACGCGCGCGAGTTCCTCGGTGAGAAGGGCGCCTATGTCGCCGGCTGGATGTACTTCCTGAACTGGTCGACGACCGGCATCGCCGACATCACCGCGATCGCGCTCTACACGCACTACTGGAGCATGTTCACGTCCATACCGCAGTGGGTGCTGGCACTCGTCGCGCTGGCCGTGGTGCTCGCCGTGAACCTGATCTCGGTGAAGATCTTCGGCGAGATGGAGTTCTGGTTCGCGATCATCAAGGTCGCCACCCTGGTGGGCTTCATGCTCATCGGCATCTTCCTGCTGGCCACCCAGCACGACGTGGGCGGTCACCAGCCGGGCGTCAGCCTCATCACCGACCACGGCGGGATCTTCCCGCACGGCATGATGCCGGTCGTCCTGGTGATGCAGGGCGTGATCTTCGCGTACGCCGCGCTCGAACTGGTCGGCGTCGCCGCCGGTGAGACCGCCGAGCCGGAGAAGGTCGTCCCGCGCGCGGTGAACTCGATCATGTGGCGCGTCGGCGTGTTCTACGTCGGCTCCGTCGTGCTGCTCGCCCTGCTGCTGCCCGGCTCGGTGTACTCCGCCGACCAGAGCCCCTTCGTGACCGTCCTGTCCAAGGTCGGCATCCCGGCGGCCGGCGACGTGATGAACCTCGTGGTGCTCACCGCCGCCATGTCCTCGCTGAACTCCGGCCTGTACTCCACCGGCCGCATCCTGCGCTCCATGGCGACGGCCGGTTCCGCGCCGAAGTTCACCGCCCGGATGAACCGCAGCCAGGTCCCCTACGGCGGCATCCTGCTGACCTGCGCGGTCTGCGTGCTCGGCGTCGGCCTGAACTACCTCGTGCCCAGCCAGGCGTTCGAGATCGTGCTGAACGTGGCCTCGCTCGGCATCATCAGCACCTGGGTGATCATCATGGTCTGCCACATGATCTTCGTCCGCCGTGCCCGCGAGGGCCAGGTCACCCGGCCGCACTTCCAGCTCAAGTTCAGCCCGGTCACCGAGATCGTCACGATCGCCTTCCTGCTGGTCTGTCTCGGCATGATGTGGAACGACCCCGAGGTCGGCCGCCGCACCCTCTACCTGATCCCGCTGATCGCCGTCCTGCTGGTCGCCGGCTGGTTCGGCGTCCGCCGCCGGGTCACCGCGAACACGGACCGGGAGCTGACCGACCTCACGAAGTAG
- a CDS encoding macro domain-containing protein, which yields MSEILYIRDDATVPCAEGPKVIAHVCNDIGGWGRGFVSALSARWPEPEAAYRAWYRGRAANDFGLGAVQLVEVGPRLWVANMIGQHGIRVRGKGVPVRYEAIDTALGRLADQVIELGASVHMPRIGCGLAGGEWPRVEPLVRGRLLGRGIPVTVYDHGEGGA from the coding sequence ATGTCGGAGATCCTTTACATCCGGGATGACGCCACCGTTCCGTGTGCGGAGGGCCCCAAGGTGATCGCCCATGTCTGCAACGACATCGGCGGCTGGGGGAGGGGCTTCGTCTCCGCGCTGTCCGCGCGCTGGCCGGAGCCGGAGGCGGCCTACCGGGCCTGGTACCGGGGCCGCGCGGCGAACGACTTCGGTCTGGGCGCCGTCCAGCTCGTCGAGGTGGGCCCGCGCCTGTGGGTGGCCAACATGATCGGCCAGCACGGCATCAGGGTGCGCGGCAAGGGCGTCCCGGTGCGGTACGAGGCGATCGACACCGCGCTCGGACGGCTCGCCGACCAAGTGATCGAACTCGGTGCCTCCGTGCACATGCCCCGCATAGGCTGCGGTCTGGCGGGCGGCGAGTGGCCGCGCGTGGAGCCGCTCGTGCGCGGGCGGCTGCTGGGCCGGGGCATCCCGGTGACCGTGTACGACCACGGGGAGGGCGGCGCATGA